A portion of the Camelus ferus isolate YT-003-E chromosome 16, BCGSAC_Cfer_1.0, whole genome shotgun sequence genome contains these proteins:
- the TRPV2 gene encoding transient receptor potential cation channel subfamily V member 2 isoform X1: MTSPSSPPTFRLETSDGGQEDGAQVDKGQLGGGAGPPPMESPFQGEDRNYSPQIKVNLNFRKGASASQPDPSRFDRDRLFSVVARGVPEELAGLPEYLRRTSKYLTDSEYTEGSTGKTCLMKAVLNLRGGANACIQPLLQIDRDSGNPRPLVNAQCTDEYYRGHSALHIAIEKRSLPCVRLLVENGADVHARACGRFFQKKSPETCFYFGELPLSLAACTKQWDVVTYLLENPHQPASLQAADSLGNTVLHALVMIADNSAENSALVTRMYDQLLQAGARLCPTVKLEDIPNLQGLTPLKLAAKEGKIEIFRHILQREFLGPSQFLSRKFTEWCYGPVRVSLYDLASVDSSEENSVLEIIAFHCRSPHRHRMVVLEPLNKLLQAKWNLLVPRFLFNFLCYLTYVSVFTAVTYHQPALGKDSLPLEVTAGNSMLLLGHILVLLGGAYILVGQLWYFWRRRLFIWTSFMDSYFEILFLVQALLAVLSQGLCFLAVEWYLPLLVSSLVLGWLNLLYYTRGMQHMGIYSVMIQKVILRDLLRFLLVYLVFLFGFAVALVSLSQEAQDPGVPVGSNATEAAGKEDKEGSTAPYKGVLDASLELFKFTIGMGELAFQEQLRFRGVVLLLLLAYVLLTYVLLLNMLIALMSETVNSVATDSWSIWKLQKAISVLEMENGYWWCRRRKQQAGVRLTVGTRPDGSPDERWCFRVEEVNWAAWEQTLPTVCEEPSGAGGPGATKNLALNSQHSEDSAVEDDHMPLQPLESC, translated from the exons ATGACCTcgccctccagccctcccactTTCAGACTCGAGACTTCAGATGGAGGCCAAGAAGATGGGGCTCAGGTGGACAAAGGACAGCTGGGCGGTGGGGCGGGGCCACCCCCCATGGAGTCACCGTTCCAGGGAGAGGACCGGAACTACTCCCCTCAGATCAAAGTGAACCTCAACTTCAGAAAGGGGGCAAGTGCCAG CCAGCCAGACCCCAGCCGCTTTGACCGTGACCGGCTCTTCAGCGTGGTGGCTCGGGGGGTCCCCGAGGAGCTGGCTGGGCTACCAGAGTACCTGCGCCGGACCAGCAAGTACCTCACGGACTCAGAGTACACAG AGGGCTCCACGGGGAAGACTTGCCTGATGAAGGCCGTGCTGAACCTCCGGGGCGGCGCCAACGCCTGCATCCAGCCGCTGCTGCAGATCGACCGGGACTCCGGCAACCCGCGGCCTCTGGTCAACGCCCAGTGCACGGACGAGTACTACCGAGGCCACAGCGCCCTGCACATCGCCATCGAGAAGAGGAGCCTGCCGTGCGTGAGGCTGCTGGTGGAGAACGGGGCGGACGTGCACGCCCGGGCCTGCGGCCGGTTCTTCCAGAAGAAGAGCCCCGAGACCTGCTTCTACTTCG GCGAGCTGCCCCTCTCTCTGGCCGCGTGCACCAAGCAATGGGACGTGGTGACCTACCTCCTGGAGAACCCGCACCAGCCCGCCAGCCTGCAGGCCGCCGACTCGCTGGGCAACACGGTCCTGCACGCCTTGGTGATGATCGCGGACAACTCGGCCGAGAACAGCGCGCTGGTGACGCGCATGTACGACCAGCTCCTCCAGGCTGGGGCCCGCCTCTGCCCGACGGTGAAGCTGGAGGACATCCCCAACCTGCAGGGCCTCACGCCCCTGAAGCTGGCCGCCAAGGAGGGCAAAATCGAG ATTTTCAGACACATCCTGCAGCGGGAGTTCTTGGGGCCGAGCCAGTTCCTTTCCCGCAAGTTCACGGAGTGGTGCTACGGGCCTGTCCGGGTGTCGCTGTATGACCTGGCCTCTGTGGACAGCTCGGAGGAGAACTCAGTGCTGGAGATCATCGCCTTTCACTGCAGGAGCCCG CACCGGCACCGAATGGTGGTTTTGGAGCCGCTGAACAAACTGCTGCAGGCCAAGTGGAATCTGCTCGTCCCCAGGTTCCTCTTCAACTTCCTGTGCTACCTGACCTACGTGTCCGTCTTCACTGCCGTCACCTACCACCAGCCCGCCCTGGGGAAG GACTCCCTCCCCCTGGAGGTGACTGCTGGGAACTCCATGCTGCTGCTGGGCCACATCCTGGTCCTGCTCGGGGGCGCCTACATCCTCGTGGGCCAG CTCTGGTACTTCTGGAGGCGCCGTCTGTTCATCTGGACCTCGTTCATGGACAGCTACTTTGAAATCCTCTT cCTGGTCCAGGCGCTGCTCGCCGTGCTGTCCCAGGGGCTGTGCTTCCTGGCCGTCGAGTGGTACCTGCCCCTGCTCGTGTCCTCGCTGGTGCTGGGCTGGCTGAACCTGCTGTACTACACGCGCGGCATGCAGCACATGGGCATCTACAGCGTCATGATCCAGAAG GTCATCCTGCGGGACCTGCTTCGCTTCCTTCTGGTCTACCTAGTCTTCCTTTTTGGCTTCGCTGTAG cgCTGGTGAGCCTGAGCCAGGAGGCCCAGGACCCCGGGGTCCCTGTAGGCTCCAACGCCACGGAGGCGGCGGGAAAGGAGGACAAGGAGGGCAGCACGGCCCCGTACAAGGGCGTCCTGGACGCCTCCCTGGAGCTGTTCAAGTTCACCATCGGCATGGGCGAGCTGGCCTTCCAGGAGCAGCTGCGCTTCCGCggggtggtgctgctgctgctgctggcctaCGTGCTGCTCACCTACGTCCTGCTGCTCAACATGCTCATCGCCCTCATGAGCGAGACCGTCAACAGCGTGGCCACTGACAGCTGGAGCATCTGGAAGCTGCAG AAAGCCATCTCTGTCCTGGAGATGGAGAATGGGTACTGGTGGTGCAGGAGGCGGAAGCAGCAGGCAGGTGTGAGGCTGACAGTCGGCACCAGGCCGGACGGTAGCCCTGATGAGCGCTGGTGCTTCAG
- the TRPV2 gene encoding transient receptor potential cation channel subfamily V member 2 isoform X2, with protein sequence MTSPSSPPTFRLETSDGGQEDGAQVDKGQLGGGAGPPPMESPFQGEDRNYSPQIKVNLNFRKGASASQPDPSRFDRDRLFSVVARGVPEELAGLPEYLRRTSKYLTDSEYTEGSTGKTCLMKAVLNLRGGANACIQPLLQIDRDSGNPRPLVNAQCTDEYYRGHSALHIAIEKRSLPCVRLLVENGADVHARACGRFFQKKSPETCFYFGELPLSLAACTKQWDVVTYLLENPHQPASLQAADSLGNTVLHALVMIADNSAENSALVTRMYDQLLQAGARLCPTVKLEDIPNLQGLTPLKLAAKEGKIEIFRHILQREFLGPSQFLSRKFTEWCYGPVRVSLYDLASVDSSEENSVLEIIAFHCRSPHRHRMVVLEPLNKLLQAKWNLLVPRFLFNFLCYLTYVSVFTAVTYHQPALGKDSLPLEVTAGNSMLLLGHILVLLGGAYILVGQLWYFWRRRLFIWTSFMDSYFEILLYVGRLAPPALPQAWERPRGRQHQPGPGAARRAVPGAVLPGRRVVPAPARVLAGAGLAEPAVLHARHAAHGHLQRHDPEGHPAGPASLPSGLPSLPFWLRCSAGEPEPGGPGPRGPCRLQRHGGGGKGGQGGQHGPVQGRPGRLPGAVQVHHRHGRAGLPGAAALPRGGAAAAAGLRAAHLRPAAQHAHRPHERDRQQRGH encoded by the exons ATGACCTcgccctccagccctcccactTTCAGACTCGAGACTTCAGATGGAGGCCAAGAAGATGGGGCTCAGGTGGACAAAGGACAGCTGGGCGGTGGGGCGGGGCCACCCCCCATGGAGTCACCGTTCCAGGGAGAGGACCGGAACTACTCCCCTCAGATCAAAGTGAACCTCAACTTCAGAAAGGGGGCAAGTGCCAG CCAGCCAGACCCCAGCCGCTTTGACCGTGACCGGCTCTTCAGCGTGGTGGCTCGGGGGGTCCCCGAGGAGCTGGCTGGGCTACCAGAGTACCTGCGCCGGACCAGCAAGTACCTCACGGACTCAGAGTACACAG AGGGCTCCACGGGGAAGACTTGCCTGATGAAGGCCGTGCTGAACCTCCGGGGCGGCGCCAACGCCTGCATCCAGCCGCTGCTGCAGATCGACCGGGACTCCGGCAACCCGCGGCCTCTGGTCAACGCCCAGTGCACGGACGAGTACTACCGAGGCCACAGCGCCCTGCACATCGCCATCGAGAAGAGGAGCCTGCCGTGCGTGAGGCTGCTGGTGGAGAACGGGGCGGACGTGCACGCCCGGGCCTGCGGCCGGTTCTTCCAGAAGAAGAGCCCCGAGACCTGCTTCTACTTCG GCGAGCTGCCCCTCTCTCTGGCCGCGTGCACCAAGCAATGGGACGTGGTGACCTACCTCCTGGAGAACCCGCACCAGCCCGCCAGCCTGCAGGCCGCCGACTCGCTGGGCAACACGGTCCTGCACGCCTTGGTGATGATCGCGGACAACTCGGCCGAGAACAGCGCGCTGGTGACGCGCATGTACGACCAGCTCCTCCAGGCTGGGGCCCGCCTCTGCCCGACGGTGAAGCTGGAGGACATCCCCAACCTGCAGGGCCTCACGCCCCTGAAGCTGGCCGCCAAGGAGGGCAAAATCGAG ATTTTCAGACACATCCTGCAGCGGGAGTTCTTGGGGCCGAGCCAGTTCCTTTCCCGCAAGTTCACGGAGTGGTGCTACGGGCCTGTCCGGGTGTCGCTGTATGACCTGGCCTCTGTGGACAGCTCGGAGGAGAACTCAGTGCTGGAGATCATCGCCTTTCACTGCAGGAGCCCG CACCGGCACCGAATGGTGGTTTTGGAGCCGCTGAACAAACTGCTGCAGGCCAAGTGGAATCTGCTCGTCCCCAGGTTCCTCTTCAACTTCCTGTGCTACCTGACCTACGTGTCCGTCTTCACTGCCGTCACCTACCACCAGCCCGCCCTGGGGAAG GACTCCCTCCCCCTGGAGGTGACTGCTGGGAACTCCATGCTGCTGCTGGGCCACATCCTGGTCCTGCTCGGGGGCGCCTACATCCTCGTGGGCCAG CTCTGGTACTTCTGGAGGCGCCGTCTGTTCATCTGGACCTCGTTCATGGACAGCTACTTTGAAATCCTCTTGTACGTGGGGCGCCTcgctcctcctgccctgcctcaggCCTGGGAAAGGCCACGTGGCCGACAGCACCAG cCTGGTCCAGGCGCTGCTCGCCGTGCTGTCCCAGGGGCTGTGCTTCCTGGCCGTCGAGTGGTACCTGCCCCTGCTCGTGTCCTCGCTGGTGCTGGGCTGGCTGAACCTGCTGTACTACACGCGCGGCATGCAGCACATGGGCATCTACAGCGTCATGATCCAGAAG GTCATCCTGCGGGACCTGCTTCGCTTCCTTCTGGTCTACCTAGTCTTCCTTTTTGGCTTCGCTGTAG cgCTGGTGAGCCTGAGCCAGGAGGCCCAGGACCCCGGGGTCCCTGTAGGCTCCAACGCCACGGAGGCGGCGGGAAAGGAGGACAAGGAGGGCAGCACGGCCCCGTACAAGGGCGTCCTGGACGCCTCCCTGGAGCTGTTCAAGTTCACCATCGGCATGGGCGAGCTGGCCTTCCAGGAGCAGCTGCGCTTCCGCggggtggtgctgctgctgctgctggcctaCGTGCTGCTCACCTACGTCCTGCTGCTCAACATGCTCATCGCCCTCATGAGCGAGACCGTCAACAGCGTGGCCACTGA